The Sphaerochaeta sp. nucleotide sequence GGTTCCATACCAACGATCGCATCTCCGTTTCGGAGTTCCAGGAACGCCTCTCCGTATATCACCTGTACGAAAGCGGGAGATGATCAATCCCAGAGCTCAACGTGGGGGCTGTTCCAACAGTCTGAGGTTATCAGACGTCATGGGAACAGCCGCTTTCGTATGTTCTCAAGAAGCGATCAAGACAAAAACAGACCAATCCATACGCCTTGTATTTCATGGTCTGCTTTCATGATCGCGCGTGGCGTCAGTCGATGCTGGTTTCCTTCTCCTGCAATTCCAAGGCCGCGACTTGTGCGTCGGTCAGGAATGCGGACGGAGCAGGCTCGGCTCCCTGTTTCCACTGGATCAGATTGACGAGGAAGAAGGTCGCCGCGCCGACCGCGCATCCGAAGACCACTGGCAGGATGCCGAGGTAGAATCCCCCCTTGGAGAGAAACTGCCAGACGATGACGCCGATGGTACCGGTGATGATCGACAACTGTCCGGAGCTTTTCGTAGCGCGAGGGACAACCATCCCCAGGCCATAAGCCGCGAACGGACCGGAGCAACGGATGGCAAAGGCGAAGGTGTTCATCGTAATGATGTCTACCCCACCAAGGGATATCGCCATGGCGATCAAGCAGGCGATGACGTTGCACAGCCGGGTGGCGAAGATCACCTGCTTGTCTGTCAGTGGCCTGTCGGCCCTGAAATACTTCATGTAGATGTCACGGATGAACATCGTCGACATGCACAGCAGGTTCGAGTCGGCCGAACTCATCGTCGCGGAAATGATTGCCGCCGAAACAAACCCGGTGATGAATGTCGGCGCGAAATGCTCGGTGACGTCCATCATCGCGGTCGCTCCGGTGATGCCGGGAATCTGGTCCTTCATCGCGAGGGCCGCAAGACCGAGCAAAGTGGGGAAAAACGCCATCGCGGCCATCAGCAGTCCAGACAGCAGCGACGCATTGCGGGCGGTCTTCTCATCCTTGGCTGTCTCAAAACGGCTGATCATCTCAGGACCAGAAAGGAACGTGCAGAAATAGTTGAAGATGTATCCGATGATGACGACCCAGCCGATCTTTGTGATGTCCAGCTGCGAAGCGGGAAGTTTTGCGGACAGCGCATCCCAGCCTCCGCACCCATGGATGACAATCGGTGTGGCGATGGCGAGTCCGACGAGGATGATGATGAACTGGACCAAGTCGGATATCTGGTCGGCGATCATGCCTCCGAGTGTCGTATAGAGAATGACGACGATGCCCGCGATGATCAGACAAACGTTCAGCGGGATGCCCGTCAATGTGGTGATGACCGCACCTGAGGCGGCGATCTGTGACGATGTCAGGCAAAACAATGCCAAGATGTTCAACACGGCGGAGAACGTCGCGCTCGGCTTTCCGAAACGCCGCTCAATGACTTCCGGAATCGTCACGGCCATCGTCTTACGGATCTTCGGCGCGAAATAGGCAAGCGGAATCATCGCGATCGACGCGGCAAGCACATACCAGACGGCACTCATGCCCCAACTTCCGAAGGCCTTGTTCGCCAACCCAGTCGTCGAGCCACCACCGATATTGTTGGCGGACAGCGAGAAGGCCACCATGAACAAGCCCATCCGTCGTCCCGCGATCATGTAGTCCTTGCTGCTCTTGATCTTCAGTTTGCCGACGATGTAGCCGATTACCAGCATTCCAATCAGGTACACACCGACGATCAGAAGCGCTCCACTGTTGATTTCCATACTCTTCTCCCCAAACAGTAAGTTATATTGTGATGGGAACAGCGTATCACGACATTTTGACAAGGAAAATGGTGAATTTTGAGATTTCAAACACGAATCTTACGATTTTACCACCAAGAACTGAGAGCTATTCCACCACAGCGCTTGAAGTACGGCGAACGAGCAATCTAAGGATATCTTTTGGATCTTGGATAGGAAACCACAAACAAAAAAAAGCCCGCAGGTGTTGCCCTGCGGGTGAAAGAACAATGGAACGTCGTTACTGGGGGTTTGCGGCTTTCCAAGCTTCCCAAGCAGCCTGAACTTCTTTGGCGACCTGAGCAGGAGTCTTGGTTCCAAGACCGATGTTCTGAAGTCCATCGTTGATGACGTTGTACACATCACCAGCAAGCACACCG carries:
- a CDS encoding sodium:solute symporter family protein, with product MEINSGALLIVGVYLIGMLVIGYIVGKLKIKSSKDYMIAGRRMGLFMVAFSLSANNIGGGSTTGLANKAFGSWGMSAVWYVLAASIAMIPLAYFAPKIRKTMAVTIPEVIERRFGKPSATFSAVLNILALFCLTSSQIAASGAVITTLTGIPLNVCLIIAGIVVILYTTLGGMIADQISDLVQFIIILVGLAIATPIVIHGCGGWDALSAKLPASQLDITKIGWVVIIGYIFNYFCTFLSGPEMISRFETAKDEKTARNASLLSGLLMAAMAFFPTLLGLAALAMKDQIPGITGATAMMDVTEHFAPTFITGFVSAAIISATMSSADSNLLCMSTMFIRDIYMKYFRADRPLTDKQVIFATRLCNVIACLIAMAISLGGVDIITMNTFAFAIRCSGPFAAYGLGMVVPRATKSSGQLSIITGTIGVIVWQFLSKGGFYLGILPVVFGCAVGAATFFLVNLIQWKQGAEPAPSAFLTDAQVAALELQEKETSID